CAGCTCGTTGACCAGCGCGATGTTCACCATCCGGAACGTGTTCTCGAGCAGCTTGGCCAGCTCGGCCGAACGGGCGCTGGACAGCTCGGTCACGTCGTCGACGAGCAGCCGGTAGAAGGCGCCCGCCGCCGCTGTGGCGCGCGCGTCGATGCCGCCGACCACCCGTGGCGTGTTGCGCAGCCCGTACTTCGTGTTGCCAGGGTCGATGCGCTCCGGCGAGAACGCGAGCAAGAAGTCGTCTCCGGCGCGGAGCCCGCTCGCCTCGAGCAGTGGCTGCACGACCTGCTCGGTGGTGCCCGGGTACGTGGTCGACTCCAGAATCACCAGCTGCCCTGGCCGGAGCATCTGCGACACCAGGCGGCTGGCGCCCTCGACCGCGCCGAGGTCGGGTCGGTGGTCGGTGATGGGGGTTGGGACGCAGATCACCACTACGTCGGCGTCCGCGACGCGTGCGAAGTCGGTCCCGAAGCTCAACCGACCGCTGTCGGTGGCCATGGCGAAGACCCCGTCGTCGACCCCGGGAACCACGCTCTCGCCCCGGGACAGCGCACCGACACGGGCGGCGTCGATGTCGATGCCGTGGACGTCGAGACCTTCGACGGCCGCCGCCGCCGCGAGGGAGAGGCCGACGTAGCCCTGCCCGATGACGACCAGCCGCAACCGTCCGGTCGGCAGCCGGTCGAGCAAGGATGCGACGACGTCGGTGCTGGGCTCACTGTCCATGGTCGGGACCTCTCTTCTCGTGGCTTTCGTCTGGCTGCACTGCACGGGCGCTCGTCAGGCCCTGGGAGAGCGCGTGTCGCGCCGGGTGGCCGGCACCGGACTCCTCCGCGTCCCCGCCCCGGGCGTGGCTCCGGCGCCGGAGCGCACCTGCCAGGTCGGGTAGGGGTCGAAGGAGACCGAGGAGCTGCCCACGAGCACCGCTCCCAGGGCGGGGACGCCCATCCGCGAGAGCAGCCGGTGAGCGGAGCGTCCGTGCTCGGAGGTGGCGCGGTTGGCCCGCACCACGATCAGGGCCGCGTCGACGTGGGGCGAGACGTCCACGGCGTCGGACACGGTGAGCAGGGGCGCGGTGTCGATGATCACCACGTCCGCGAGCTTGCGGGCCTTGCGGATCAGCGGTCCGGCGCCTGCCAGCAGCGCACCCGGGTGCCCGAGCTCGGTCCCGGCGGTGGCGATCAGCACGTCCGGGTAGTCGGTCTCCCGGACCACGTTGGCCAGGTCCAGGCCCCGGTCGGCTCCCAGCAGGTCGGAGAGGCCGACCGAGGAGCCCACGTTGAAGAACGCGTCGATCGCCGGGTCCCGGAAGTCCATCGACAGGATCAGGACGCGGCGCCCTGACTCGGCCATGACCACCGCCAGGTTGGCCACGGTCGCCGACTTCCCCTCACCCGGGTTGGCGCTGGTGACCAGGATGACCTCCGGGTGCCGCCGGCCGGCGACGGACTGGCCGCCGGGACGGCGCACGTCCGGCACCATCAGCAGAACCGCGGAGCGGAGCGCGCGGTAGGCCTCGGCCACCGCACCGCCCGGATCCGTGGCCGTGACCACGGTGCGACTCTCCCAGTCGCGCCAGGGCCGGCCGGGGATCTCGGCGATGACCGGCAGGTGGAACTCCTGCTCGACGTGCTCGCGGGTGCGCAACCGCGAGTCCAGGCGCTCCATCAGCAGGGCCAGTGCGAGTCCGAGCAGCAGACCGACACCGGTGCCGATCATCAGCCGCTGGACCGGGCTGCTCGGCGGCGCGAAGCCGGTCGTCGGCTGGGCGATCGGCACCGCTGGCTGCAGCAGCTCAAGTGGAGACGTCGCCACCGTCGCGTCCTGCAGCGTGATCGCCCGGGAGATGGCCGCCTGGTAGCCGGAGCTCAGACCCGCGCGCTCAGCGCTCAGGGAGCTGTTGCCCGGCTGGGCTGTGACCCGGGCGTCCAGCTCCTTGAGTCGGATGGCGTAGTCCTGGAGCTGCGGCCGGAGGGCGGCCAGCTGCTTCTCGGCGTCGATGCGGTCCTTCGCCCCGAAGTACTCGACGAGCTGCCGGGCGAACACGTTCGCCCGTTCCGCAGCCACCTTCTCGCTCTTGTCGACGGTGGAGATGGTGACCGTCAGGTTCTCGGGGTTGGCAGTGGGCTTGATCAGCGAGGCCAGGACCTGGGGATCCTGGGTGCCACCGAGCTCCTTGGCCGCGCGCTTCGGAACGTCGCCGGCGGTCGCGTAGAGGGCGACCGTGGACAGGTTGGTCGCCTGGTTCGCGGACGGCCTGAGCACGATCGTCGCGGTGGCCTTGTACTCCATGTGTGACTGGGTGACTGCGTCGCCCGAGGGAAGGGTGACCCACACCGCGAACATGGCGACCGCGGTGGCTGCGACGATCAGCACCCAGCGGCGCCGAAAGACCTCCAGGTAGTCGATCAGATCCACGCGACGTCACTCCTGCTGATGGCGGGGGCGGACTCGGGCGTCTTCTGCGCCGGTATGCGCGACGATTGCGCGGCACCCACAGCGTCGAAGAGCAGCCTTCGGGACAGGTCGTCGGCGCGTTCCGCGACGGCGGCCGTGAGCTTCTCGAGGAGCTGGTCCAGCCGAGCCCGCGGCACGGGCATCGGACGCAGCTGCATGATCGAGGGATGGTTGGTCGGCCTCTGCAGCTCGGCAGGGGTGTGCAGCTCCTCGTAGAGCTTCTCCCCGGGGCGCACCCCGGTCACCCGGATCTCCACGTCGAGGCCCGGCCGGCGGCCCGACAGACGGATCAGTCGGTGTGCCAGGTCGAGGATGTGCACGGGCTTGCCCATGTCGAGCAGGAAGATCTCGCCGCCATCGGCCATCGCCGCTGCGTTGACGACCAGGCGGACCGCCTCCGGGATCGACATGAAGTAGCGCGTCATCCGACCGTCGGTGATGGTGACCGGCCCTCCCCGACGGATCTGGTCGACGAACGTCGGTACGACGCTGCCGCGGCTGCCCAGCACGTTGCCGAACCGGACGACGCAGCTGGTCATCGCGCCGGAGTGCTGCAGCACGATGCTCTCGCCCAGCGACTTGGTGGCACCCATCACGTTGCCGGGCTGCACCGCCTTGTCGGTGGAGATGAAGACGAAGTGCTCGACCCCCGAGGTGCGAGCCGCCTCCACCACCGTCTGGGTCCCCAGCACGTTGGTCTGGACCGCCTCCACGGGATGCGACTCGAGCAGCGGGACGTGCTTGTGCGCGGCGGCGTGGAAGACGATGTGCGGCCGCTCCGCCTCGAAGACACGACGCACCGCCGCCTCCTCCCGGATGTCGGCCAGGTGCTGCACGGCCGTGGTCGCCGGCAGGTGCGCCGCCGCGTCGAAGAGGTGCGTCTCGTCGTGGTCGACCAGGGCGACGCGCTCGGCACCGAGTCGGGCGACCTGACGCGCGATCTCCGAGCCGATGGAGCCGCCGGCGCCCGTCACGAGGACGCGGCGGCCCTGCACGAGGGAGAGCACCGCGTCGAGGTCGGTCTCGATCTGCCCACGGCCGAGGAGGTCGCTGGGCTCCACGTCGCGCACGTCGCTGAGCTGGACGCGACCGTCGACCAGGTCCGAGAGCCGTGGCAGCACCCGCAGCACGGTGCCGCTGCCCTCCGCGAGCGCGGCGACCCGACGTACCAGCTCCGGTCCGGCCGACGGCACCGCCAGGATGGCCGAGGACACACGCAGCCGGTCCACGATCAGCGGGAGGTCGTCGATGGCCCCCTCCACCCGGACTCCGCGGATACGACGTCCCTGCAGGGCCGGATCGTCGTCGAGGAAGGCGACGACGCACGCCCGTTCCCCGTGGCGCTGCGCGTCCTCGGCGAGCGCCACCCCCGCGCTGCCGGCGCCCAGGACCACGAAGCGCACCACGTCGTCGCCCGTGCGGTGGCCGTCACCGACCAGTCGGGGTTGGAAACGGATGGTCCCCACCAGACCCACCGAGAGCACGGCCGCCACCAGCGGCACCGAGAGCGGAACCGGACGGTCGCGCAGGATCACGATCGGCACGACGACCAGGACGCTGGCGCCGTGGGCGAGCAGGATCTGCCGCGCCTCGTAGATGCTGGCGTGGCGCCACACCCCGGAGTAGAGACCGGTGGCCCCGGTGCACACCACTGCCACTCCCACCCACAGCGGCAGCAGCGACGCCCAACCCGGCCAGGCCTCCGCCGGCACGTCGGCGTCGTAGCGCAGCACGATCGCGGCCAACCAGGCGATCGACAGCAGCGCCGCGTCGACACCCGCCGTCTTCCAGTAGGTGCGCGCGTGGAGGAGCTTGCCGATCAGCTTTGACGCAAGGCGCAAAGACAGAAAAGAACGAACAGACATTGGATACCCCGAACCCCTCCAGGCGACGACCCGCATTGCAAACCCACCCCGGGCCGAGTCGAACCTCACCTGCTGATCGACTCTTACACGGCGGCGACGGACGGGGAATGAGACGTTGTGACTAATCCGGTGGCTGGTTTCGGCGGCCTTTCATCCGAGCTGCGCGGGCTATCCGTTTTGGGGGTGGTCCCAAATGACTAAAGACGCTGCACGGAACCGGGTGACACGCTCTTGCCGAGGGGGGAATCCGTTATGCCATTGAGGATTGCCGTCATCGGGACCGGCTACCTGGGGACTACCCACGCCGTGGGGATGAGCCACGTCGGTCACGAAGTGGTCGCCGGTGTCGGCTTCGGGAGCGGTTGCCTGCCCAAGGACATTCGGGCCTTCATGGCTCGTGCCGGCAAGCGCGGGGTGGACCAGGCGCTCACGTTCCTCCGCGAGGTGGACTCCATCAATGTGCGACGCCGTCACCGGCTGGTGGAGCTGGCCCGGCAGGAGTGCGACGGCGACGTGCTCGGCAAGCGGATCGCGGTCCTGGGGATCGCCTTCAAGCCCGAGTCGGACGACGCCCGGGAGTCACCGGCCCTCAATGTGGCGGCGCAGCTGCAGCTGCAGCGGGCACACGTCTCGATCTACGACCCCCGCACCAACCAGAGCGCCCGCCGCGTCTACCCGACGCTGCGTTACGTCGACGACCTGGCCTCGGCGGTCCGGAACGCCGACCTGGTCCTGCACCTGACCGAGTGGGAGGAGTTCCGCGGCATGGATCCCGAGGACGTGGGCGCGATGGTGGCGAAGCGCCGGATGCTCGACGGACGCAACGTCCTCGACCCCGACCGTTGGCGTTCCGCCGGCTGGAGCTACCGCGCCCTCGGACGGCCGTAGCCGTCATGAGCCTGCCCGCCGAGCTGAGGTCCGCCGTGTCCCGACCGGGTCGGACCGACCCACGCGTGCTGATGCTGGTCACCCGCAACCAGCGCCGGGGTGCGGAGTCGTTCGCCGCGATGCTCTCCGAGGAGCTCGTGACCCGTGGACTGAGGGTGCGGCTGGCGAGCCTGGCCGGCTCCCCGCACCCGCCCATCGACGGCATGCACACCCTCGGCCGGACGCCGTTGTCGCCGCGGACGCTGGGCCGGCTGCGCGCGGAGATCGGCCGGTGCGACGTCGTGGTGGCGTGCGGGTCGACCACGCTGCCGGCCGCCGCCGTCGCCGGGTCGGCACCGGCCGCCCGATCGTCTACCAGAACATCGGTGACCCGCTGTTCTGGGCGGGCAGCCCGGCTCGCCGCCTGCGGGTGCGCTCGATGCTGCGCCGGATGGCTGCCGTCGCCGCACTGACCGAGACCTCGCGGGACGTGCTGATCAGCCACTTCGGGGTGCCGCCGGACCGGGTCGAGGTCCTCCACAACGCCCGACGCAGCGACGTGTTCCGGCCGCCGGGACCGGAGGAGAAGGTGGCGGCACGTCGCCGGCTCGGTCTCCCCGAGCGTGCCCGTGTCCTCGCCATGGTCGGGGCGCTGTCCCCGGAGAAGCGGATCGACGTGGCGATCACCGCGGTGTCGCCGCTGCCGCACGACGTGCACCTGGTGGTCGCCGGGGACGGGCCGCTGCGGGGGGAGCTGGAACGACGCGCCACCACCCTCGCGCCCGGTCGCGTGACCTTCCTGGGCCAGCTGCCCGAGCCGCTCGTGCTGCTCTGGGCCGCGGACGCGTTGCTGCTGACCAGCACCACCGAGGGGGTCCCCGGCGTGCTGATCGAGGCAGGGCTGTGCGGGCTGCCGGTGGTGTCGACCGACGTCGGCTACGTCGGCGACGTGGTGGTGCCCGGCAGGACGGGGCTGCTGGTGCCCGAGGGTGACGTCGCGGGGGTGGGGCAGGCGGTCCGCGAGGTGCTGGCCGGGGCCCCGCGGCTGGGGCTCCAGGCCCGCCGGCACTGCCTGGAGAGGTTCGACATGGCACGGGTGAGCGACCAGTGGGTGCGGCTGCTGCGCGCACTGGTCACCGTCGAGGGGGAGGAGTCGGCATGAGCCGGATGAGGCGGGACCTGAAGACGGTGCTCGCGAGGACACCGGACCGGGTGCCCACCCGGGGGAGCACCCTGCTGATCTACCACCGGGTCGGGGGCGGGAGCGGCGACGAGCTCGACGTGGCGCACGGTGACTTCGAGCAGCAGCTGGACGCCCTCACCGGCCACCGGGTGGTGCCGCTGGACGACGCGGTGGCCGGGCTCGACGATCCCGGGGCGGCGCCTTCGGTCGTGCTCACGTTCGACGACGGGTTCCGCGACGTCTACGACAACGCCTGGCCGCTGCTGCGGGAGCGGCGGCTCCCGTTCACCCTCTACCTCGCGACCGCCTACCTCGGGGGCGCGATGTGCTGGCCCGGCTCGACTGCCCGGGACCAGGCGGCGGCCGGCCTCGCCTGGGACCAGGTCGCGGAGATGGTCGCCTCCGGGCTCTGCACGGTCGGCAACCACACGCACCGGCACGTCGGCCCCGAACAGCTGGCGGAGCGGGAGCTCGACGAGTGCAGCGAGGCGATCTCCAACCACCTGGGGGTGCTGCCGGCTCACTTCGCCTACCCGTGGGGTTCGGCCGTCCCGGAGATGGAGCCGGCGCTGCGTGCCCGCTTCCGCAGCGCCGCCACAGGCGAAGTCGGGCGCAACGAGCCGGGCACGGATCCGCTGCGGCTGCGCCGGGTCCCGGTGCGGGGCAGCGACCCGTTGCCGTTCTTCCGGGCCAAGCTCACCGGGTCCCTCGCCGCGGAGCGGCTCTACGCCGCCACCGTGTCCACCGCGAAGAGGCTGCGCCGTCATGGCTGACCTCGCGGACGCAGCGGCCCCGGTCCGGCTGGTGCACCCCACCGGACGGCCCGTGCGGGTGGCTCACCTCACCACCGTCGACATGAGCCTGGTGCTGCTGCTGGGCACTGAGCTCGAGTACGACGTGGAGCAGGGGATCGAGACGTGGGGGCTGTCGGCGCCGGGACCCTACGTGCCGCGGGTCGAGGAGCTCGGCGTCGGGTTCGTCGCCCTGCCGGCCCTGACCCGGGCGTGGAGCATCGGCGACGACCTGCGCGCCGCGCGCCAGCTGCACGCGGCGCTGCGCCGGCTGCGGCCGGACGTGCTGCACACGCACAACCCCAAGACCGGGGTCCTCGGACGAGTCGTGGGCCGTGCCGCCGGCGTACCGGTGGTGGTGAACACCTGCCACGGTCTGTGGGCTCGCCGTGAGGACCCGCTCGTCAAGCGGTTGCTGGTCTACGGCGCCGAGGCGGCAGCGGCTGTGGTGTCCGACGCCGAGCTCTACCAGAACGGGGAGGACCGGCGGACGCTGCGCCGGCTGGTCCGCGCCGGCAAGGCCAGCGTGGTCGGCAACGGCACCGACCTGCGCCGCTTCGTCCGCGACCGCGAGCTGGGGCTCCGGCTGCGCCGGGAGTGGGGCATCGCGCCCGACGAGCTCGTGGTGGGCGGGGTCGGACGGTTGGTCGCCGAGAAGGGCATCGCCGAGTTCGTCGAGGTGGCCCGCCGGCTGCGGGGACGCGCCACCTTCGTCTGGGTGGGGCCCGCCGACCTGGACAAGCGGGACGCCGTGTCCGCTGCCGAGGAGG
The DNA window shown above is from Nocardioides mesophilus and carries:
- a CDS encoding nucleotide sugar dehydrogenase codes for the protein MDSEPSTDVVASLLDRLPTGRLRLVVIGQGYVGLSLAAAAAVEGLDVHGIDIDAARVGALSRGESVVPGVDDGVFAMATDSGRLSFGTDFARVADADVVVICVPTPITDHRPDLGAVEGASRLVSQMLRPGQLVILESTTYPGTTEQVVQPLLEASGLRAGDDFLLAFSPERIDPGNTKYGLRNTPRVVGGIDARATAAAGAFYRLLVDDVTELSSARSAELAKLLENTFRMVNIALVNELARQCHDQGIDVWEVIRAAATKPFGFMPFQPGPGVGGHCIPLDPTYLAWQSHRDTGRRFRLVELAQDINAEMPDYVCRRIVDALGERGVSVRDASVLALGVTYKPNVGDLRESAAVETLAQLARRGVKVSFHDPFVERLESHGLSLERSELSADVLAQADAVALLTPHDVYDLQWLQGGAKLVFDARNALGVRGDERVVTL
- a CDS encoding polysaccharide biosynthesis tyrosine autokinase, encoding MDLIDYLEVFRRRWVLIVAATAVAMFAVWVTLPSGDAVTQSHMEYKATATIVLRPSANQATNLSTVALYATAGDVPKRAAKELGGTQDPQVLASLIKPTANPENLTVTISTVDKSEKVAAERANVFARQLVEYFGAKDRIDAEKQLAALRPQLQDYAIRLKELDARVTAQPGNSSLSAERAGLSSGYQAAISRAITLQDATVATSPLELLQPAVPIAQPTTGFAPPSSPVQRLMIGTGVGLLLGLALALLMERLDSRLRTREHVEQEFHLPVIAEIPGRPWRDWESRTVVTATDPGGAVAEAYRALRSAVLLMVPDVRRPGGQSVAGRRHPEVILVTSANPGEGKSATVANLAVVMAESGRRVLILSMDFRDPAIDAFFNVGSSVGLSDLLGADRGLDLANVVRETDYPDVLIATAGTELGHPGALLAGAGPLIRKARKLADVVIIDTAPLLTVSDAVDVSPHVDAALIVVRANRATSEHGRSAHRLLSRMGVPALGAVLVGSSSVSFDPYPTWQVRSGAGATPGAGTRRSPVPATRRDTRSPRA
- a CDS encoding polysaccharide biosynthesis protein, producing MRLASKLIGKLLHARTYWKTAGVDAALLSIAWLAAIVLRYDADVPAEAWPGWASLLPLWVGVAVVCTGATGLYSGVWRHASIYEARQILLAHGASVLVVVPIVILRDRPVPLSVPLVAAVLSVGLVGTIRFQPRLVGDGHRTGDDVVRFVVLGAGSAGVALAEDAQRHGERACVVAFLDDDPALQGRRIRGVRVEGAIDDLPLIVDRLRVSSAILAVPSAGPELVRRVAALAEGSGTVLRVLPRLSDLVDGRVQLSDVRDVEPSDLLGRGQIETDLDAVLSLVQGRRVLVTGAGGSIGSEIARQVARLGAERVALVDHDETHLFDAAAHLPATTAVQHLADIREEAAVRRVFEAERPHIVFHAAAHKHVPLLESHPVEAVQTNVLGTQTVVEAARTSGVEHFVFISTDKAVQPGNVMGATKSLGESIVLQHSGAMTSCVVRFGNVLGSRGSVVPTFVDQIRRGGPVTITDGRMTRYFMSIPEAVRLVVNAAAMADGGEIFLLDMGKPVHILDLAHRLIRLSGRRPGLDVEIRVTGVRPGEKLYEELHTPAELQRPTNHPSIMQLRPMPVPRARLDQLLEKLTAAVAERADDLSRRLLFDAVGAAQSSRIPAQKTPESAPAISRSDVAWI
- a CDS encoding UDP binding domain-containing protein gives rise to the protein MSHVGHEVVAGVGFGSGCLPKDIRAFMARAGKRGVDQALTFLREVDSINVRRRHRLVELARQECDGDVLGKRIAVLGIAFKPESDDARESPALNVAAQLQLQRAHVSIYDPRTNQSARRVYPTLRYVDDLASAVRNADLVLHLTEWEEFRGMDPEDVGAMVAKRRMLDGRNVLDPDRWRSAGWSYRALGRP
- a CDS encoding glycosyltransferase family 4 protein; amino-acid sequence: MRVDHAAGRRRRRVGTGRPIVYQNIGDPLFWAGSPARRLRVRSMLRRMAAVAALTETSRDVLISHFGVPPDRVEVLHNARRSDVFRPPGPEEKVAARRRLGLPERARVLAMVGALSPEKRIDVAITAVSPLPHDVHLVVAGDGPLRGELERRATTLAPGRVTFLGQLPEPLVLLWAADALLLTSTTEGVPGVLIEAGLCGLPVVSTDVGYVGDVVVPGRTGLLVPEGDVAGVGQAVREVLAGAPRLGLQARRHCLERFDMARVSDQWVRLLRALVTVEGEESA
- a CDS encoding polysaccharide deacetylase family protein; the protein is MSRMRRDLKTVLARTPDRVPTRGSTLLIYHRVGGGSGDELDVAHGDFEQQLDALTGHRVVPLDDAVAGLDDPGAAPSVVLTFDDGFRDVYDNAWPLLRERRLPFTLYLATAYLGGAMCWPGSTARDQAAAGLAWDQVAEMVASGLCTVGNHTHRHVGPEQLAERELDECSEAISNHLGVLPAHFAYPWGSAVPEMEPALRARFRSAATGEVGRNEPGTDPLRLRRVPVRGSDPLPFFRAKLTGSLAAERLYAATVSTAKRLRRHG
- a CDS encoding glycosyltransferase, whose translation is MADLADAAAPVRLVHPTGRPVRVAHLTTVDMSLVLLLGTELEYDVEQGIETWGLSAPGPYVPRVEELGVGFVALPALTRAWSIGDDLRAARQLHAALRRLRPDVLHTHNPKTGVLGRVVGRAAGVPVVVNTCHGLWARREDPLVKRLLVYGAEAAAAVVSDAELYQNGEDRRTLRRLVRAGKASVVGNGTDLRRFVRDRELGLRLRREWGIAPDELVVGGVGRLVAEKGIAEFVEVARRLRGRATFVWVGPADLDKRDAVSAAEEAVRFVGERSDMAAVYNALDVFVLPSYREGFSRSGMEAAACETAMVLSDIRGCREIGQDGVEVLLVPPRDAAALGTAVQRLLDEPLLRHRLARAAGARAREEFDQRRVARASVTTYAQVAARKGLGWGRGGVR